The Strix aluco isolate bStrAlu1 chromosome 1, bStrAlu1.hap1, whole genome shotgun sequence genome has a window encoding:
- the HTR5A gene encoding 5-hydroxytryptamine receptor 5A, producing MDRQLNLSCFADTTPNAGNRSGSSAGLDIGRAHLSVFSVLVLTLLAMLVVATFLWNGLVLATILRVRTFHRVPHNLVASMAISDVMVAALVMPLSLVHELSGRRWWLGRSLCQVWISFDVLCCTASIWNVTAIALDRYWSITRHLEYTLCIRRRISNIMIALTWALSAFISLAPLLFGWGETYSEDSEECQVSQEPSYTIFSTFGAFYLPLCVVLFVYWKIYKAAKFRIGSRKSNSITPITPEALEVKEAAQQPQMVFTVRHATVTFQTDGDTWREQKEKKAALMVGILIGVFVLCWIPFFITELINPLCSCDIPPIWKSIFLWLGYSNSFFNPLIYTAFNKNYNNAFRNLFFRQH from the exons ATGGATCGCCAGCTCAACCTCAGCTGCTTTGCCGATACGACGCCCAACGCCGGCAACCGGAGCGGGTCCTCCGCCGGGCTGGACATTGGCCGGGCGCATCTCTCCGTCTTCAGTGTGCTGGTCCTCACCCTGTTGGCCATGCTGGTGGTGGCCACGTTCCTCTGGAACGGGCTGGTCCTGGCCACCATCCTCCGGGTACGCACTTTCCACCGGGTGCCCCACAACCTGGTGGCCTCCATGGCCATCTCTGACGTGATGGTAGCCGCCCTCGTCATGCCCCTCAGCTTGGTGCATGAGTTGTCTGGGCGGCGGTGGTGGCTGGGCCGGTCGCTCTGCCAGGTGTGGATCTCCTTTGACGTACTGTGCTGCACCGCCAGCATCTGGAATGTCACGGCCATCGCCCTCGACCGCTACTGGTCCATCACGCGCCACCTGGAGTACACGCTCTGCATCCGGCGCCGCATCTCCAACATCATGATTGCCCTCACCTGGGCACTCTCTGCCTTCATCTCCTTGGCCCCGCTGCTCTTTGGCTGGGGAGAGACTTACTCAGAGGACAGTGAGGAGTGCCAAGTCAGCCAGGAGCCTTCCTACACCATCTTCTCCACCTTTGGCGCCTTCTACCTGCCCCTCTGTGTGGTGCTCTTTGTGTATTGGAAGATCTACAAGGCCGCCAAGTTTCGAATTGGATCTCGGAAGAGCAACTCCATCACCCCCATTACACCAGAAGCGCTGGAG GTAAAAGAAGCTGCCCAGCAGCCACAGATGGTCTTCACTGTCCGTCACGCCACTGTTACGTTCCAGACGGATGGAGACACGTggagagagcagaaggaaaagaaagctgcCCTCATGGTGGGCATCCTTATTGGGGTCTTCGTGCTCTGCTGGATCCCCTTCTTCATCACAGAGCTCATCAACCCCCTCTGCTCGTGCGACATCCCACCCATTTGGAAGAGTATTTTTCTATGGCTAGGCTattcaaattccttttttaatcCACTCATCTACACTGCTTTCAACAAAAACTACAACAATGCCTTCAGGAACCTGTTCTTCAGACAACACTGA